A window of Cellulomonas wangleii genomic DNA:
GCTTGGGCTCGGTCGGGAAGACGTCGACCGCGGCGCCCGCCACGTGGCCGGACAGCACGGCGTCGCGCAAGGCGGCGTAGTCGACGACGAAGCCGCGGGACAGGTTGAGGAAGATCGAGCCCGGGCGCATGCGCGCGATCTGCTTGGCACCGAACATCCCGGCGTTCCCGGCGCGCCCGTCGACGTGCAGCGTGACGACGTCCGCCTCCTCGAGCAGCTCGTCGAGGGTGTCCATCCGGCGGGCGTTGCCGAGCGCGAGCTTCTCGGCGGTGTCGTAGAACACGACCGACATGCCGAGGTTCTCGGCGAGCACGGACAGCTGGGTGCCGATGTTGCCGTAGCCGATGATGCCGAGCGTGCGGCCGCGCACCTCGTGCGCGCCGGTGGCCGACTTGTTCCAGACGCCCGCGTGCATGTCCTTGTCGAACACCGTCAGGCGGCGCGTCAGGGAGATGATGTCGGCGATCGCGATCTCCACGACGGACCGCGTGTTGGAGAACGGTGCGTTGAAGACGGCGATCCCGTGGCCGGCGGCGGCGTGCAGGTCGATCTGGTTGGTGCCGATGCAGAAGGCGCCCACGACCTCGAGGTCGGGGGCGGCCGCCAGCACCTCGGCAGGCACGTCGGTCTTGGACCGGATCCCCAGCACCTGGACGCCGGCGAGGGCCTCGACGAGCTCGGCCTCGTCGAGCGCGCCGGTGCGCGTCACGACGTCGAAGCCGGCGGACTCGAGGATGGTCCGGGCGTGCGGGTGGAGGTTCTCGAGGAGCAGGGCGGTGGGCACGCCTCATGGTGCTCCCGTCCCGCGGCGTGGACCAAAGCCGTCCCGAGGGCCGGGACGCGTCCGCCCGGACCACGGGTCGGGGGGACGCGTCCGGCCCGCGGCGGCTAGCCCGCGGCGCAGGCGAGCGTGGGGGCTACCGAACCGCCCGAGGACGAGCCGATGACGCCGAAGGTCGTCGCGGCCCCCGCCCCGAGCCTGCCGTTCCACGCCGCGTTGCGTGCCGTGAGCGTGCTCCCGCCACCGGTCAGCGTCGTGCTCCACGACTGCGTGATTCCGACACCCGGCGGGAGTCCCAGCGTCACGACCCAGCCCGTCAGGGGGGCGGTCCCCGCCGTGACGGTGACCTCGCCCTGGAACCCGCCGGGCCAGGCGGACACCGTCCGGAACGTCGCCGTGCACGCCTGCCCGCCGGGGTCGCGGCCGGGTGTCGGCGACGCGGACGTGACGGGCGACGCGGTCGGGCCGGTGGAGACCGACGGTGACGGCGTCGGGGCCGGCGACGCGGTGGACGTCGGCGGGGGACTCGCCGGACCGCCCCACGCGGCGGGGGTGTCGAGCCACGCGGCGCGGCGCAGCATCCAGTCCTCCAGGTAGGCCACCTGACCGTTCCAGGTGGGGGCCGTCGGGGTGACAAAAGGCCCGATCAGCTGGGTCGACAGGTTCGGCCAGCGCTGCGCGTTGCGGGCTGCGGCCCCGCTCAGCGGGCCCGTCAGCCGGGTGACGTGGCCGCGCAGCGCCGTGTCGGCCAGCGGGCCACGGCGCAGCTCCTGCCAGCGCGCCCGCACGCGCTCGACGAACGCCGGGTCGCGCATGAGCACGGTGAACCAGTCGTTCGGCGGGTTCTGGCGGGTCTGCTCGTACTGCCACCCCGTGACCTGGTCGTTCTGGAAGTAGCCCCCCACCCCGAACGTGAGGTCGAAGTCCCACAGCGGCCCGGCGGTCAGCAGTCCGCCGCGGTCCTTGTGGAAGTACTGGCTGCGGTAGTACGCATCCATGTCGCGGCTCAGCTCGTTGACGATCACCAGGTCGACGAACGAGTCGACGTCGACGAGCGACGGGTAGCCGGTTGCCGGGTCGGCGCGCCCGGGGGAGTGGATCGCGTCGTTGACGCGTCCGACGTACCCCGCGATGTACTCGAGCTGTGCCGGTACGAGGTCGTCGGGGTCGTGGACCTCGAGGTCGGACCAGCAGGTCGACCCGCCCCGGCACGGCACGAGCGGCTCCTCGGCGGCCAGCCACTCGAACTTGAGGATGTACCCGCCCTCGACGCGTGGCGGTGCGACGTCCTCGGGGTCCAGCTTCTTGAGGTCCAGCCGGTTCTTCTGGTTCTTGATCGTCTCCTCGAGCAGGTACACGCCCCGGTAGTCGTCGGCGGCGACGGGACGGGCGTCGTCGTTGACGTAGACCTCGACGAACCGGTAGCGGGGCGTCGCCAGCCCCATCTCCCGCCCGAGGTCGAGCACGAGCGCCTCGCGGACCAGCGACTTGTCGGCGAACGGACCCCGCAGCACCCAGTCGGACTCTGCCGGCATGCCGAAGAACGGCAGGTCGGCGTCGTCACCCGTGTCGTCCCACAGCTCCAGGCGGTAGGGCTTCTTGTCGAACATGCGGCTCGACTGACCGCGCAGGCGGTAGCCGCCGGCGGTGACGAGCGCGGGCGGCGACGTCAGCGTCGTGGTGCCGCCGGTCGGCTGCAGCTCCAGCATCGCGGCGGCGTGGTAGTCGTCCCCGACGGCGCCCTTGCCGAACGAGTCGACCACGAGCACCGGCAGGTCGTGGCGGGTGGTGACGGACGTGGCGACGTAGCGCGCCGTCGCCGGCTCACCGCTGGGGGCCGCGCCGACGAACGCCTGCGCCCGCACCTCGGTGCTCCGCGTCAGGGTGAGCGGGCCGGACGCGACGGGGGAGGAGCCGGTCGGGACCGACCCGTCGGTGGTGTACCGGACCTGCGCGCCGGGTGCGGCCGCCGCGAGGGTGACCTGCAGCGTCCCGGTGAACCCGCCCGGGGGGACCGAGAACGTCACGTCACCGTCGGGCGACGGGGCCGCCGGCGCCGCGGCCGGAACGGGTGCGCCGGCGGCGGGTGCGGCGCCCGCCAGGGGCGCCGCCAGGGCACAGGCGAGCACTCCCAGGGCGAGGGTGCGGGAGCTCCGTCGTGACATCGTCGTCTCCTCCGGTGGCGGGTGCCGTGGTCAGCGGGGGCCGGGCGCCGGGTCGGGCGCGCCGTCGGGCAGCAGATGACGGCCCAGCGTGCGCCGCCAACGGTTCGCGGGGAGCTCGGGCCGCAGCGCCGCCAGCCCCGTCGCGTACTTCGAGATCCGCAGCGGGCGGTGCCCGTGCGCCCACAGCAGCCGGTCGGCGGCCGAGGCCGTCGCACCGGTCTTGGTCTCGACCACGGCCATGTGCGGCAGGTGGAGCGGCCGGCGGCCGTCGTGCCACACCAGGTCGACGTCGATCGTCAGCCTGCTGCCCGTGTCGGGCAGCAGGACCGTGGCTCGTCGGTAGCGCGTGAGCAGGCTCGGCCGCCAGTGCATCTGGTCGGCGTGCGCGATGCCGTGCGCCCCGAGCGTGGCGGTGACGAACGGCAGCGCCGGTGCGACGTCCTCGCGGTCGTCGAGCCGGTGCGGGACGCGGTCCTTGACCGTGGTGCCGCGCGCACCGCGGGTCTTGACCTCGATCCAGCACTGCGCCGAGTCGACGTACGTGCGCGTGCGCACCTTGAACCGCCGCCGGCGCCGCCGTGCGGCCAGGTGGTACGCGAGGAGTTCCGGCGTGTCGAAGTACACGGACTCGTACGCGAACAGCCGGCGGGACGCGATCTCCAGCACCTGGGCGTCCCGCGGCAGCCGGCGCACCAGCCCGTCGACCGCCTCGACCGGGACGAGGTACTTGCGGTCCACCCGGGTCAGCAGGCCGGCGCGCTCGACGAGCTCGTCGAGGCCGACGGGCACGAGGCGCGCCACCGGGTCGGCCAGCAGCTCGACAGCGGGCGTCACGAGCCGGCACCCGCCGTGGACGTGCGGGCGGCCTCCCGGCCGGTCTCCCCGTGCCCCCGGCGTCGCGACGGCGGCACGGTCTCGTACCGGACGTCCACCCACGTGGTGTCGTCGACGAGGTCGACGCGCTGCACGGCGACCTGGTGGACCCGTGCGCCGAGCAGGCCCTCCAGACGTGCCACGAGCGCCACGCGGTCGAGCACGGCCCCGTCGAGCACGAGCTCCTGGCGGTGGTGCCGGCGCAGGACGCGGGGGTGGTCCGCCACGACGACCGTGAGCAGCAGCAGCGCCATGAACACGACGGAGTGCCACAGCACCTGCGCGGGAAGCGCTCCCAGGATGCCGAGGGCGAGGGCGGCGAAGTAGTACGCGACCTCGCGCTGGTCGATCTCGGTGGAGCGCAGCCGGATGATCGACAGCACCCCGAACAGGCCCAGGCCCAGACCCGCGCCGATCGCGGCGGAGGACAGCGTGGACGCGACGGCGAGCACGCCGACGTTCATGCCGAGGTACGCGACCACCAGGTCGCGCCGACGGTGGCGGCGGAAGTACGTCGACGTCAGCAGGCCGATGGCCACGAGGTCGACGGCGACGAGCACGATCTGGTCCATGCGCGGTGATCCCCCTGGTGTCAGCCGGCGCTGCGTGACGTCGGGATGAGCACCGGGTGAACATCCCGCGACTGCGCAGGACCATGACCGGCGGCACCCGGGGAGGTCAACGGTGCTAAACGTTTGCCGTCGCTCGCCGCCGGACCGGCCGGGCGTCCTCCGCGGGGGGCTAGGTGCGCTCGGTGAACCCCGCCGGCAGGTCCCGGGTGTGCAGCACGTGCAGCGCGTGCGTCGGGCGCGTCATGGCCACGTACAGGTCACCGGCCGAGACCTCGAGGACCTCCGCGGGCTCCACGAGCACCACCACGTCGAACTCGAGCCCCTTGGCCTGGCCCGGCGTGAGCACCACCAGCGGCGCGTGCAGGTCCACCGCGTCGCCCGCGGGGACGTCGCGCCCCGCCGCGACGAGCGTGGCCCGCACCTGCGCCGCGCGCTCCGGCGTGGCCACCACCGCGACCCGTCCGGCACCGGCGGCGTCGCGGACCTCGTCCGTCAGCGCCTCGGCGCGCGCGGCCGCGGTCGCCGCCAGGCGCGCGTCGTCGTCGACCCGTGTGCAGGTGAGCGCGTCGGGCACGTCGCGGGCCGACGTCTGAGGGCTGACCGGCAGCCCGGCCGCCAGGGCCACCCGGCGGGCGGTGTCGGCGACGACGGCGGGGGTCCGGTAGTTCACGGTGAGCTCGGCGAGCCGCCACGAGCCGCGCAGCAGCGGGTCCAGCATCGCGGCCCACTCGTGCGTGCCGCCGGCGGCCGACGTCTGCGCGACGTCGCCGACGATGGTCAGCGACCGCGTGGGGACCCGTCGCAGCAGGGCACGCCATGCCATGGCGGACAGCTCCTGCGCCTCGTCCACCACGACGTGCCCGTAGGTCCACGCGCGGTCCGCCGCGGCACGCTCGGCGGTGGTGAGCGACGGTCCGCTGCCGGCGAACCGGCCCGCGAGGGTCTCGGCCGAGACGAGGTCGCCCGCCCCGGTGCTGCGCAGCACCTGCCGGGCGTACTCCACGTCGGCCGCGCGCTGCGCCGCCTCGGCGCGCGCCTGGGCACGCGCGGCCTGGTCGTCCTCGCCCAGCAGCTCCGCCGCCTCGTCGAGCAGCGGGACGTCCGCCGGCGTCCAGGGGGCGTCGGCCGGCCGGGCCAGCAGCGCACGCTGGCGGGGCGACAGCTCCGGTGCCGCGGCCTCGAGGCGGTGGGGCTTGGTCCACAGGTCCCGCAGCAGGCCCTGCGGCGTCAGGGGCATCCAGGCCAGGTTCAGTGCGACACGGATCTCGCGCGTGGTGCGCAGGTCCTCGATGATCTCGGCGCGGTCCTCCGGCGCCACGTCGCCGCCGAGCTGCTGGACGTACTGCTCCGCGAGACGGCCCAGCATGTCGCGCACGAACGTGACGCGCGCCAGGTTGTGCGGTCGGTGCTGGCGCCGGGCGCGGCTGATCGCGGACGCGACGTCCTGCGGGCGCACCACGACCGTGCGCCCGTCGATGCGCACGCGCGTGGGCTGCTGCGGCACCCGCTGGCGCTGGCGCACCGCGCGGGCGACCACCTCCGCCATGACGGTGCTGCCCTTGAGCCGGGCGACCTCGTCGGGCTCGGTGCCGCGGGCCTCGACGCCGGGGAACAGGTCGGCCAGGGTCGCGGTGACGACGCCGGTCTCGCCGAGGGACGGCAGCACCTGGTCGATGTAGTGCAGGAACGTGCGCGACGGCCCGACCAGCAGCACACCGGAACGCTCCAGCAGCCGGCGGTGGGCGTACAGCAGGTAGGCCGCGCGGTGCAGCGCGACCGCCGTCTTGCCCGTGCCCGGGCCGCCCTGCACGACCAGGGCGCCGGCCAGGGGCGAGCGGATGATCGCGTCCTGCTCCGCCTGGATGGTGGCGACGATGTCGCCCATGCGTCCCGTGCGGGCGGCCCCCAGGGCGGCGAGGAGCGCACCCTCGCCGGACACGCCGGCCAGCGACGCGGGGTCGACCCCCTGCGCGACGAGCGCGTCGAGGTCCAGCACGTCGTCCTCGAGCCCCGTCACCCGGCGTCCGGCGGTCACCAGGTGACGGCGCCGCACGACGCCGTCGGGGTGCGCGGCGGTCGCGCGGTAGAACGCCTGGGCGGCAGGTGCGCGCCAGTCCGTGAGCAGCGGGGTCTGCTCCTCGTCCGTCAGGCCGATGCGCCCGATGTAACGGCGGTCCCCGTCGTGCAGGTCGAGACGGCCGAACGCGAGCCGGTCCTCGACGGCCTCGAGCTGCGCGACCCGGTCCTCGTAGAGCGTCGCGAACGCGTCGCGCTCCGAGCGGTTCTGCGGCGATCCCGACGGTCCGGCGCGTCGCACGGCAGCCAGCCGGCGCCGCGCCTGCGCGCGGAGCGCGTCGAGGCGTCCGTACAGGCCGTCGACGACCCGCTGCTCACCGGCCAGCTCGTTGTCGATCGCTGCCACGCGCGCGGACACCCCCGTCGCGCCGGGTCGGGCGCCCGGTCGCCACGCCCCGCACGGACGCGGGGCGCACCGCCTTGCGGGCGGCCGTCCATTATCCGCGACCCCGCACCCCCGGCGCACCGGGCACGCCGTCATCCGACCGTGGCGTCATCCGGGAGTGGCGGGATCGCCCGGATGCGGTCCGGCTGGCTTACAGTGCGTCCACACCGACGAAGGGATGCATGTGCACGGCTCTGTGGCGCCTGAGCAGGACGTGCGGTCCGGCGCACCCGGGGACGACGACGTGCCCCTGCGGATCCTCGTCGTCGAGGACGACGAGGGCGACGCGGTCCTGGTGCGCGAGCACCTGCAGGACGGGGGCCTGCCGCACGAGACGGTCTGGGTGCGCACGGTCGACGAGGCGCTGCTGCACCTCGACGCGGACTGCGTGCTCCTGGACCTCGGCCTGCCGGACGCGATGGGCCTGAGCGCGCTGCAGCGGGTGCTGGCCGCCGGCGCCCCGCCGGTGGTCGTGCTCACCGGCCTGACGGGCACGGACGCCGGCGTCGAGGCCGTCGCCGCCGGTGCGCAGGACTTCCTGGTCAAGGGCGACGTCGACGCTCAGCTGCTGGCTCGTGCCGTGCGCTACGCCGTGCAGCGCCGCCGCCTGGAGGACACCGGCCGGGCGCTCTACCGCAGCCTCGTGCGCGCGGCGGAGACGACCCGCCTGGAGCGTGCGCTGCTGCCGACGCCCGCCGTGCGCGACGACCGCCTCGAGGTGCGGGTCGGCTACCGGGCCGGCCGCGACGGTCTGCTCGGTGGCGACTTCTACGACGTCGTCGAGCGGCCGGACGGCACCGTGCTCGCGATGGTGGGTGACGTCTGCGGCCACGGACCCGACGAGGCAGCGCTCGGCGCCACCCTGCGCACGGCGTGGCGCACGCTCGTGCTCGCGGGGATCGCCGCCGACGACATCCTGGGCCTGCTGGAGCGTGTGCTCGCCGCCGAACGCGCGCGGCCGGAGGTCTTCACGACCGTCTCGATGCTCGCGGTGCACCCGGACCGGCGCACCGCCGACCTCTACCTCGCCGGGCACCCCGTGCCCCTGCGCCTCGGCCCGCCGTCGACCTTGCTGCCGTCCGGTGCCCGCGGTCGGGCGCTCGGCATCCCCGTGGGGGGCGGCTGGCCGGCCCAGCGGCTCGACCTGGGGGACTGCTGGCGGGTACTGCTCTACACCGACGGCCTGCTGGAGGCCACGGTCGGCGACGGCACGCAGCGGCTGGGCAAGGCCGGCCTGCTCGACGTGGCCGACGCCACCATGCTGGGCACCGCCGAGTCCGACGGTGCGCTGCGCCCCGACGAGGACCAGGTCCTGGGCCGGATGCTGTCGGCGGTGCGGGCGCGCCACGGGGGCGACCTCGTGGACGACGCCGCCGTCGTGCTCATCGGGTGGGACGGGTGAGCGCCGCCGCGACCACGGCGGGCGCACGGACCGGGACGACCCTGCGTCGACGTCTGACCGCGCTGCTCGTCTCGACCGGGGTGCTGCTCGGGCTGGTGCTCGTCGTCGCGGGCTTCGTGCTGTCCCGTGCGCTGACGTCCCAGCACGAGGTCACCGAGGTGTACTTCGACGCGGTCACGCGGGCCGACTCCGCGTACGTCCGTCTCGTCGACGCCGAGACCGCGGTCCGGGGGTTCGCGCTCACGGGTGACGAGATCACGCTCGAGCCGTACGACCGCTCGCGCGAGGCGGACGTCACGTTCACG
This region includes:
- a CDS encoding DUF4956 domain-containing protein: MDQIVLVAVDLVAIGLLTSTYFRRHRRRDLVVAYLGMNVGVLAVASTLSSAAIGAGLGLGLFGVLSIIRLRSTEIDQREVAYYFAALALGILGALPAQVLWHSVVFMALLLLTVVVADHPRVLRRHHRQELVLDGAVLDRVALVARLEGLLGARVHQVAVQRVDLVDDTTWVDVRYETVPPSRRRGHGETGREAARTSTAGAGS
- a CDS encoding HelD family protein codes for the protein MAAIDNELAGEQRVVDGLYGRLDALRAQARRRLAAVRRAGPSGSPQNRSERDAFATLYEDRVAQLEAVEDRLAFGRLDLHDGDRRYIGRIGLTDEEQTPLLTDWRAPAAQAFYRATAAHPDGVVRRRHLVTAGRRVTGLEDDVLDLDALVAQGVDPASLAGVSGEGALLAALGAARTGRMGDIVATIQAEQDAIIRSPLAGALVVQGGPGTGKTAVALHRAAYLLYAHRRLLERSGVLLVGPSRTFLHYIDQVLPSLGETGVVTATLADLFPGVEARGTEPDEVARLKGSTVMAEVVARAVRQRQRVPQQPTRVRIDGRTVVVRPQDVASAISRARRQHRPHNLARVTFVRDMLGRLAEQYVQQLGGDVAPEDRAEIIEDLRTTREIRVALNLAWMPLTPQGLLRDLWTKPHRLEAAAPELSPRQRALLARPADAPWTPADVPLLDEAAELLGEDDQAARAQARAEAAQRAADVEYARQVLRSTGAGDLVSAETLAGRFAGSGPSLTTAERAAADRAWTYGHVVVDEAQELSAMAWRALLRRVPTRSLTIVGDVAQTSAAGGTHEWAAMLDPLLRGSWRLAELTVNYRTPAVVADTARRVALAAGLPVSPQTSARDVPDALTCTRVDDDARLAATAAARAEALTDEVRDAAGAGRVAVVATPERAAQVRATLVAAGRDVPAGDAVDLHAPLVVLTPGQAKGLEFDVVVLVEPAEVLEVSAGDLYVAMTRPTHALHVLHTRDLPAGFTERT
- a CDS encoding polyphosphate polymerase domain-containing protein, with translation MTPAVELLADPVARLVPVGLDELVERAGLLTRVDRKYLVPVEAVDGLVRRLPRDAQVLEIASRRLFAYESVYFDTPELLAYHLAARRRRRRFKVRTRTYVDSAQCWIEVKTRGARGTTVKDRVPHRLDDREDVAPALPFVTATLGAHGIAHADQMHWRPSLLTRYRRATVLLPDTGSRLTIDVDLVWHDGRRPLHLPHMAVVETKTGATASAADRLLWAHGHRPLRISKYATGLAALRPELPANRWRRTLGRHLLPDGAPDPAPGPR
- a CDS encoding CotH kinase family protein, with the protein product MSRRSSRTLALGVLACALAAPLAGAAPAAGAPVPAAAPAAPSPDGDVTFSVPPGGFTGTLQVTLAAAAPGAQVRYTTDGSVPTGSSPVASGPLTLTRSTEVRAQAFVGAAPSGEPATARYVATSVTTRHDLPVLVVDSFGKGAVGDDYHAAAMLELQPTGGTTTLTSPPALVTAGGYRLRGQSSRMFDKKPYRLELWDDTGDDADLPFFGMPAESDWVLRGPFADKSLVREALVLDLGREMGLATPRYRFVEVYVNDDARPVAADDYRGVYLLEETIKNQKNRLDLKKLDPEDVAPPRVEGGYILKFEWLAAEEPLVPCRGGSTCWSDLEVHDPDDLVPAQLEYIAGYVGRVNDAIHSPGRADPATGYPSLVDVDSFVDLVIVNELSRDMDAYYRSQYFHKDRGGLLTAGPLWDFDLTFGVGGYFQNDQVTGWQYEQTRQNPPNDWFTVLMRDPAFVERVRARWQELRRGPLADTALRGHVTRLTGPLSGAAARNAQRWPNLSTQLIGPFVTPTAPTWNGQVAYLEDWMLRRAAWLDTPAAWGGPASPPPTSTASPAPTPSPSVSTGPTASPVTSASPTPGRDPGGQACTATFRTVSAWPGGFQGEVTVTAGTAPLTGWVVTLGLPPGVGITQSWSTTLTGGGSTLTARNAAWNGRLGAGAATTFGVIGSSSGGSVAPTLACAAG
- the serA gene encoding phosphoglycerate dehydrogenase, whose protein sequence is MPTALLLENLHPHARTILESAGFDVVTRTGALDEAELVEALAGVQVLGIRSKTDVPAEVLAAAPDLEVVGAFCIGTNQIDLHAAAGHGIAVFNAPFSNTRSVVEIAIADIISLTRRLTVFDKDMHAGVWNKSATGAHEVRGRTLGIIGYGNIGTQLSVLAENLGMSVVFYDTAEKLALGNARRMDTLDELLEEADVVTLHVDGRAGNAGMFGAKQIARMRPGSIFLNLSRGFVVDYAALRDAVLSGHVAGAAVDVFPTEPKRKGDPFESELRGLPNVILTPHTGGSTEEAQAAIGQFVANKVRDYLATGSTNLSVNLPNLALDQRPDAHRIAYLHRNVPGVLATINATLAEHGVNIEGQLLATRGELGYVVTDVASPVPQEVADVLRGRPESLRLRLLD
- a CDS encoding PP2C family protein-serine/threonine phosphatase; the protein is MPLRILVVEDDEGDAVLVREHLQDGGLPHETVWVRTVDEALLHLDADCVLLDLGLPDAMGLSALQRVLAAGAPPVVVLTGLTGTDAGVEAVAAGAQDFLVKGDVDAQLLARAVRYAVQRRRLEDTGRALYRSLVRAAETTRLERALLPTPAVRDDRLEVRVGYRAGRDGLLGGDFYDVVERPDGTVLAMVGDVCGHGPDEAALGATLRTAWRTLVLAGIAADDILGLLERVLAAERARPEVFTTVSMLAVHPDRRTADLYLAGHPVPLRLGPPSTLLPSGARGRALGIPVGGGWPAQRLDLGDCWRVLLYTDGLLEATVGDGTQRLGKAGLLDVADATMLGTAESDGALRPDEDQVLGRMLSAVRARHGGDLVDDAAVVLIGWDG